The following coding sequences are from one Camarhynchus parvulus chromosome 1, STF_HiC, whole genome shotgun sequence window:
- the LOC115908702 gene encoding G-protein coupled receptor 183-like — MALVEDVLLPTNLTSSNLSSCNVHNQHFSTKVIFSLFYTILLVFGACGNILALCITFQRRKKKLNSTDLYLVNLALSDALFTLALPGRIAYYILESDWPLGDWFCRITAFLFYMNTYVSIYFMTCVSVDRYVAVVRTRHPGRIRKMSRARAICILIWSLVFLQTAPLLLRPMTRRMGDKLTCMEYFNFEEIPNLPYLLLVACMLGFFLPVGIILVCYVRINLKLCQTAKENPLTVKNGHHHRAFTVILVVLLAVLLCFSPYHLNIVQFMVRKILYQPSCREQQAFKMSLQITVAFMNLNCCIDPIIYFFAFRGYKRRLLRIFRNSGSLATSSTAKTPSESNSNSQPPGSSSV; from the coding sequence ATGGCTCTTGTGGAGGACGTGCTCCTGCCCACCAACCTCACCTCCAGCAACCTGAGCAGCTGCAACGTGCACAACCAGCACTTCTCAACCAAAGTCATCTTCTCCCTTTTCTACACCATCCTGCTGGTGTTCGGTGCCTGTGGGAATATCCTGGCCCTCTGTATCACCTTCCAGCGCAGGAAGAAGAAACTCAACTCCACTGACCTCTACCTGGTGAACCTGGCGCTCTCCGATGCCCTCTTCACCCTGGCATTGCCGGGCAGGATCGCCTACTACATCCTGGAGTCTGACTGGCCCCTTGGGGACTGGTTCTGTCGGatcacagctttccttttctaCATGAACACCTACGTGAGCATCTACTTCATGACCTGCGTGAGCGTGGACCGCTACGTGGCCGTGGTGCGCACCCGGCACCCCGGCAGGATTCGGAAGATGAGTCGGGCCAGGGCCATCTGCATCCTCATCTGGTCCTTGGTGTTCCTGCAGACGGCTCCGCTGCTCCTGCGGCCCATGACGCGCAGGATGGGAGACAAGCTGACCTGCATGGAGTACTTCAACTTTGAGGAGATTCCCAATCTGCCCTACCTGCTCCTGGTGGCCTGCATGCTTGGCTTCTTCCTGCCTGTGGGAATCATCTTGGTGTGCTATGTAAGGATCAACCTCAAGCTCTGCCAGACGGCCAAGGAGAACCCGCTGACAGTGAAGAACGGGCACCACCACCGGGCCTTCACCGTCATCCTGGTGGTTCTGCtggctgtcctgctctgcttcagCCCCTACCACCTCAACATTGTCCAGTTCATGGTCAGGAAGATCCTCTACCAGCCGTCCTGCCGTGAGCAGCAAGCCTTCAAGATGTCCCTGCAAATCACTGTGGCATTCATGAACCTCAACTGCTGCATCGACCCCATCATCTACTTCTTCGCCTTCCGGGGCTACAAGCGGAGGCTGCTCCGCATCTTCAGGAACAGCGGCTCCCTGGCCACTTCCTCCACTGCCAAGACCCCCTCGGAGAGCAACAGCAACAGCCAGCCGCCCGGCTCCAGCTCCGTCtag